In Arcobacter sp. LA11, the sequence ACGTCAATTGCAATACCACCCATTAGATATTCTTTATATTCTAAAGAGAATCCACAAGAATAAGAAACTGCATCTAATACTTTGATTGCTTCATCTACTATCTCTGGTCCTATTCCATCACCTTTGATTATTGATATATTATATTTTTTCATAATCTACTTAACTCCCATTTCAGCTTTTGCATAATTAATTAATCCACCAGTAGCAATTAATTCTTGCATAAAATCAGGAATTGGAATAAATTTATATGTTTTATTTGTTGTATTATTAGTAATTTCACCAGCATCAAGATTAATTGAAATTTCTTCACCTTCTTTAATCTCTAAAGATTCAGGTAATTCAAAAATTGGCAATCCCATATTAAAAGCATTTCTATAAAAAATTCTAGCAAATGATGGAGCAACAACAGCC encodes:
- a CDS encoding 3-isopropylmalate dehydratase small subunit — translated: MNKITGKVWNFGANIDTDVIIAARYLNSSDPEHLAKYVMEDADPEFPNKLQRGDIIVAGENFGCGSSREHAPIALKAAGVAAVVAPSFARIFYRNAFNMGLPIFELPESLEIKEGEEISINLDAGEITNNTTNKTYKFIPIPDFMQELIATGGLINYAKAEMGVK